One genomic region from Microcoleus sp. AS-A8 encodes:
- a CDS encoding aromatic ring-hydroxylating dioxygenase subunit alpha, with product MQIFNNWNVVAKGWYIACPSHELPKEKAKSVEVCGQRIVIFRGEDGQVRAMDAYCPHLGTDLGIGQVDGNWIRCAFHHWAFDETGRCQNIPCQPEIPATAKLQAYATEEKYGFIWIYPDASAPERVANFDELKGKAIAIQYDRAFERSCHHHICMMNGIDAQHLKTIHHLDIKMELSLDRDESGTQLDFTMRGQFPQTTFRERLGQRFLGSTYEYSMRYAHGCIGLLTMMKNVRLFPSLHMIFAYTPIAPGRTQIQPIYVTEKRRGIVGWLLSQFLLLCTRLAYYMLRDEDGEIYDNIRFNPKVLLGIDTPLVQYMEYVNKLQPSRWSLTRTDASVEHETVQRF from the coding sequence ATGCAAATCTTCAACAACTGGAATGTCGTTGCTAAGGGTTGGTATATTGCCTGTCCCAGTCATGAATTACCGAAGGAAAAAGCGAAGTCTGTAGAGGTTTGCGGACAAAGAATTGTGATATTTCGGGGTGAAGATGGGCAAGTACGGGCAATGGATGCTTACTGCCCTCATCTTGGGACAGATTTAGGAATTGGACAGGTTGATGGCAATTGGATTCGCTGTGCGTTTCATCATTGGGCATTTGATGAAACAGGGCGTTGCCAGAACATTCCCTGTCAGCCAGAAATTCCTGCCACAGCCAAATTACAAGCTTACGCAACAGAGGAAAAGTATGGGTTTATTTGGATTTATCCTGACGCATCAGCGCCAGAGAGAGTTGCTAATTTTGATGAACTGAAGGGCAAAGCGATCGCGATTCAATACGACCGAGCTTTTGAGCGGAGTTGCCATCACCACATCTGCATGATGAATGGGATTGATGCTCAACATTTGAAGACGATTCATCATCTTGACATCAAAATGGAACTGTCGCTGGATCGAGATGAATCAGGGACACAGCTCGATTTCACTATGCGGGGACAGTTTCCCCAAACAACCTTTCGCGAACGATTAGGGCAGCGATTTCTAGGTTCTACCTATGAATATTCAATGCGGTATGCACATGGCTGCATTGGCTTGTTAACGATGATGAAAAATGTACGGCTTTTTCCCTCGCTGCACATGATTTTTGCCTACACCCCGATCGCACCTGGAAGAACGCAAATTCAACCGATTTATGTGACCGAAAAGCGCAGAGGAATCGTGGGATGGCTGCTCAGTCAATTCTTGCTGTTGTGTACCCGGTTGGCTTACTACATGCTCAGAGATGAAGACGGCGAGATTTATGACAATATTCGATTTAATCCAAAAGTTCTCTTGGGCATTGATACGCCATTGGTTCAGTATATGGAGTACGTGAACAAGCTACAACCGTCTCGATGGTCGCTGACAAGAACAGATGCTTCTGTTGAGCATGAGACGGTTCAAAGATTTTAG
- a CDS encoding DUF962 domain-containing protein, translating into MSNLNPTLQQKLRNRINDQILDHPFTDYWDIFVLKHQHPINVALHVVGILFFYGLLFLTWKLQNFWLLLGLPLTQLIGLTGHFLFEHSHIDRQDAVFSWRASFCLGRMLLRIMLGKYGEDICQRQEVLQQYQLKGDSTNC; encoded by the coding sequence ATGAGTAACCTCAATCCTACTCTCCAGCAGAAATTGAGAAATCGGATTAACGACCAAATTTTGGATCATCCGTTTACAGACTACTGGGATATTTTTGTCCTCAAACACCAGCACCCAATTAATGTCGCTCTCCATGTTGTGGGAATCCTCTTTTTTTACGGCTTGCTCTTTTTGACTTGGAAGTTGCAAAACTTCTGGTTACTGTTGGGCTTACCGCTAACTCAGTTAATAGGATTGACCGGACATTTTCTGTTTGAACACAGTCATATTGATCGACAGGATGCTGTGTTTTCTTGGCGAGCTTCTTTCTGTTTAGGTCGAATGCTATTAAGGATTATGTTAGGCAAATATGGAGAGGATATCTGCCAACGGCAAGAGGTGTTACAGCAGTATCAGTTAAAAGGAGATTCTACCAACTGCTGA
- a CDS encoding amidohydrolase family protein: MLDLLIQNGLIFDGLGSAPVRGDIGIQNGRIVALAPSLPNNAREVVDASGLWVTPGFIDIHTHYDLELEIAPGLSESVRHGVTSVVIGNCSLSVAVGKPQMLADIFQRVETLSHRLIEKWLKQSLSWHTPAEYLNHLQHLPLGPNVAPLFGHSALRAHVMGLERSLTVQPSRTERKIMQQIAADALDAGFVGISIDMFPWHRMSGEWRGCTIPSQHAKLGEYAMLANLCRQRDLVFQVTPNLQRLASFFDIIRMGSGIGQRPLRLTVLSALDAVHDRKLWRIFSPLLFIWNRILRGNVRFQTLTEPFTIYSDGPVTPLFEEFSTGAQLNSCESRQERQQLWQSKRFRRQFRQEWSNPWRKSFHRQLELMEIVRCPETHWQGLSFAEVARQKQQDPVDFFIQALHHYDTDIGWVATGANDRLEPRLALMQHPYILPGFTDAGAHVRNLGYYDGALSLLKQAVTTHFLPPETAIYRVTGEPANWFRLDTGVLKIGAKADLVLLNPQALNQPISPQVEISDPVLDGEPRRVKRGSDDIVQTVYINGIQVVHRGQVSERLGREQLGTVLSPIL; encoded by the coding sequence ATGCTGGATTTGCTGATTCAAAACGGGTTAATTTTCGATGGTTTAGGCTCTGCGCCTGTTCGTGGGGATATTGGCATTCAAAATGGTCGAATTGTTGCGCTCGCCCCCTCATTACCTAACAATGCCCGTGAAGTAGTAGATGCTTCCGGACTGTGGGTAACGCCAGGATTTATCGATATCCACACCCACTACGATCTAGAGTTAGAGATTGCACCGGGGCTGAGTGAATCCGTTCGTCATGGCGTTACCAGCGTTGTCATTGGCAACTGTAGCTTGTCTGTTGCCGTTGGGAAACCCCAAATGCTGGCAGATATTTTTCAGAGGGTGGAGACGCTTTCCCATCGGCTGATTGAGAAATGGCTGAAACAGTCGCTTTCTTGGCATACACCAGCCGAATATTTGAACCATTTGCAACACTTGCCACTTGGCCCCAATGTTGCCCCTTTGTTTGGGCATAGTGCCTTACGCGCCCATGTCATGGGATTAGAACGCAGTCTGACGGTTCAGCCCTCAAGAACTGAACGAAAAATCATGCAACAAATAGCCGCAGATGCTTTAGATGCGGGATTTGTTGGCATTTCAATTGATATGTTTCCTTGGCATCGGATGAGCGGAGAATGGCGGGGCTGCACCATTCCCTCGCAACACGCCAAACTAGGTGAATACGCCATGCTAGCCAATCTTTGTCGGCAACGGGATTTAGTTTTTCAAGTCACCCCTAATTTACAGCGACTGGCTTCCTTTTTTGATATTATCCGCATGGGTTCAGGCATTGGGCAACGACCCCTGCGCCTAACTGTCCTCTCAGCTTTAGATGCCGTACACGATCGCAAACTATGGCGAATATTTTCCCCTCTCCTGTTCATCTGGAACCGGATTCTCAGGGGCAATGTGCGCTTTCAAACGCTCACCGAACCCTTCACGATTTACTCCGATGGCCCAGTCACGCCATTATTTGAAGAATTTTCCACCGGCGCACAACTCAATAGCTGTGAATCTCGACAAGAACGGCAACAACTGTGGCAATCTAAACGTTTCCGTCGCCAGTTTCGACAGGAATGGAGCAATCCGTGGCGTAAGTCATTCCATCGTCAGTTGGAATTGATGGAAATTGTCCGCTGTCCTGAAACCCACTGGCAGGGGTTGAGCTTTGCCGAAGTTGCCCGCCAAAAGCAACAAGATCCGGTGGATTTCTTCATCCAGGCGTTGCATCACTACGACACGGATATCGGCTGGGTTGCTACGGGAGCCAACGATCGCTTAGAACCCCGTCTAGCTCTGATGCAGCACCCCTATATCTTGCCCGGTTTTACGGATGCGGGTGCCCATGTCCGTAACCTCGGCTACTATGATGGAGCCTTATCTTTGCTCAAACAAGCTGTTACTACTCATTTCCTGCCCCCTGAAACGGCTATCTACCGCGTCACCGGAGAACCTGCTAACTGGTTTCGTCTCGATACCGGAGTCCTCAAAATTGGGGCTAAAGCCGATTTGGTTTTACTCAATCCGCAAGCCTTGAACCAGCCAATCAGCCCACAAGTGGAAATATCAGATCCAGTCTTGGATGGGGAACCTCGTAGGGTCAAGCGTGGGTCAGATGATATCGTGCAAACTGTTTATATTAATGGGATTCAGGTTGTTCATCGGGGTCAAGTCAGTGAACGACTGGGGCGCGAACAACTGGGAACCGTTTTGTCTCCCATACTTTAA
- a CDS encoding glycosyltransferase family 2 protein — MRRTPYSLSNNVSVHRDRRLKATLVVLLVWGFVSLLHWQPQTQWLIVGLTAVLTIQTLRMLMAKAIAPRVEGDADLPKVSILVPAKNESAVLPDVVHSLFCLNYPSTHLDIWIVDDGSTDETPQILRKLQTQFSGLQVHRRESKGGKSGALNAVFPFTQGEIVLICDADAQLSANFLRQTVPLFQKRAIGAVQARKAISNADTNFLTRCQQMEMSCDAYLQTHRIAVGGMSELRGNGMLVRREMLEKCKGWSEDTIDDLDLCFKLYLVGTEIEFVTVPAIQEEGVTTWRALWHQHCRWAEGGYQRHLDYFPQILALGLTKELDLMLFFLLQFLLPLALIPDLLWTIFYNHHPLLFPLQTLLSLIVTVGFIAGLYQHQKLRGWSLLWATIQGSLYMVHWIPVMIVTALSLCIKPQKLNWIKTEHRGRTV; from the coding sequence GTGAGAAGAACTCCCTATTCGCTAAGTAACAATGTCAGTGTTCATCGCGATCGCCGCCTCAAAGCCACCCTCGTGGTTCTACTTGTCTGGGGTTTCGTCAGTTTGCTCCACTGGCAACCCCAAACGCAGTGGCTCATTGTGGGATTAACGGCAGTCCTGACGATTCAAACGCTACGGATGCTCATGGCAAAAGCGATCGCTCCCAGGGTAGAGGGTGATGCCGATTTGCCCAAAGTCTCGATTCTGGTTCCCGCTAAAAATGAAAGCGCCGTCTTGCCCGATGTGGTTCATAGCCTATTTTGCCTGAACTATCCCAGCACTCATCTGGATATCTGGATTGTGGATGACGGCAGTACTGATGAAACCCCCCAAATTTTGAGGAAATTACAAACTCAATTTTCGGGGTTACAGGTTCATCGACGGGAATCAAAAGGAGGTAAATCCGGGGCACTCAATGCAGTTTTTCCCTTCACGCAGGGCGAGATTGTGCTTATTTGCGATGCCGATGCTCAACTTTCTGCCAATTTTCTGCGGCAAACCGTACCTCTGTTTCAGAAGAGGGCAATTGGTGCGGTGCAGGCGCGAAAAGCGATCTCGAATGCAGATACCAATTTCTTAACTCGTTGCCAGCAGATGGAAATGAGTTGTGATGCTTATCTGCAAACCCATCGAATTGCTGTCGGAGGAATGTCTGAGCTTCGGGGCAATGGTATGTTAGTGCGTCGGGAAATGCTAGAAAAGTGTAAGGGTTGGAGCGAAGACACAATTGATGATTTAGATTTGTGCTTCAAACTTTATTTAGTAGGTACTGAAATTGAGTTTGTCACAGTTCCAGCCATTCAGGAAGAAGGGGTAACAACCTGGAGAGCGCTTTGGCATCAACACTGTCGTTGGGCGGAAGGTGGCTATCAGCGTCACCTGGATTATTTCCCCCAAATTCTTGCATTAGGTTTGACGAAAGAACTCGATCTAATGTTGTTTTTTCTATTGCAATTCCTGCTACCTCTCGCCCTCATTCCTGACTTGCTTTGGACAATCTTTTACAACCATCATCCGCTTTTATTTCCACTTCAGACACTACTCAGCCTCATTGTAACGGTTGGTTTTATTGCCGGACTTTACCAACATCAAAAATTACGGGGATGGTCTTTGCTGTGGGCAACTATCCAGGGTTCTCTCTACATGGTGCATTGGATTCCAGTGATGATTGTGACAGCTTTAAGCCTGTGTATAAAACCACAGAAATTGAATTGGATTAAGACTGAGCATCGCGGTCGAACTGTGTGA
- a CDS encoding nuclear transport factor 2 family protein produces the protein MTKHKRSIRYRCSQILGVALLLLAIWNVPLCAWADVNQQEVNAIIRTREMALQALNTRDFSKIEPYLHPSFTITTVDNRVFHKVPEFEKYWNQQFSSSIKDIKMEAKVDTPRTFLSPETAISYGDANATFYFKDGNKPTMAMRWTAVLQKFQGNWTIQSLHFSSNLLDNPVLMGAQQAGRLWAVAAGVGGILLGAVTMLLWRRKAQPEMEKVEQI, from the coding sequence ATGACAAAACACAAACGGTCAATCAGATACCGATGCAGTCAAATACTTGGGGTCGCTTTACTCCTGCTGGCAATTTGGAATGTACCCCTATGTGCTTGGGCTGATGTTAACCAACAGGAGGTTAATGCAATTATCCGCACGCGGGAAATGGCTCTGCAAGCGCTTAACACTCGCGATTTTTCCAAAATTGAACCTTACTTGCATCCAAGCTTCACGATTACCACGGTTGATAACCGAGTTTTTCATAAAGTGCCTGAGTTTGAGAAGTATTGGAATCAACAGTTCTCCAGTTCGATTAAAGACATCAAAATGGAGGCGAAGGTGGATACTCCCAGAACGTTTCTCTCCCCGGAAACCGCCATTTCCTACGGAGATGCGAACGCAACATTTTATTTTAAAGATGGCAATAAACCCACGATGGCGATGCGATGGACAGCCGTGCTGCAAAAGTTTCAGGGGAATTGGACTATTCAATCACTGCATTTTTCTTCCAACCTGCTGGATAATCCCGTGTTAATGGGTGCCCAGCAAGCCGGTCGTCTTTGGGCGGTTGCGGCAGGAGTGGGCGGTATCCTGCTAGGGGCAGTCACGATGCTGTTGTGGCGTCGCAAGGCTCAGCCAGAAATGGAGAAAGTAGAGCAAATCTAG
- a CDS encoding aromatic ring-hydroxylating dioxygenase subunit alpha, with product MRMNGHSQAVRSTHKTQIFNQEDRFIEGWYWAIPSSKLKIGQVKPVTLLGRELAIYRGTDRKVVALDAYCPHMGAHLAEGKVEGCRIRCFFHNWQFDEQGKCVDTPSVGKPVPVTVQTWPTAEQYGMVWVWTGETPQQPVPYVPELQDEECDKAFGSRFVKNCHPNVLLINAIDAHHFNTVHNLPLQIVFEKRELNQNAITFSNKTRGGEESFLIKLLRPLYKNEVTYSMCYWYGSTGTVTLGPDFLHFHIMFALRLIEGGKTEGKTIMITRKRPGLGGWIFNRIVLWLTQQVGNYFAKGDTQVFQTIKFDLKTPTQADRSILQFLEHVEGQKPLLWGTWESAKEKA from the coding sequence ATGAGAATGAATGGGCATTCACAGGCGGTTCGTTCAACTCATAAAACCCAGATTTTTAACCAGGAAGACCGCTTTATTGAAGGGTGGTATTGGGCAATTCCCTCTAGTAAACTCAAGATTGGTCAGGTTAAACCCGTAACCTTGCTAGGACGAGAATTAGCGATTTACCGGGGAACGGATAGGAAGGTAGTGGCGCTAGATGCTTACTGTCCGCACATGGGCGCGCATCTGGCAGAAGGAAAGGTTGAGGGGTGCCGTATCCGCTGTTTTTTTCACAATTGGCAGTTTGACGAGCAAGGAAAGTGCGTCGATACGCCATCTGTGGGTAAACCCGTCCCAGTTACCGTGCAAACTTGGCCCACGGCGGAACAGTACGGTATGGTTTGGGTATGGACGGGGGAAACGCCACAACAACCCGTACCTTATGTACCAGAACTCCAAGATGAAGAGTGCGATAAAGCTTTTGGTTCTCGCTTTGTGAAGAACTGTCATCCTAATGTGTTGCTGATTAATGCAATTGATGCTCATCACTTCAATACTGTTCATAACCTGCCTCTACAAATTGTGTTTGAGAAGCGGGAATTAAATCAGAACGCAATTACTTTTAGCAATAAAACTAGGGGTGGGGAAGAGTCATTTCTAATCAAACTCCTTCGCCCGTTATACAAAAATGAAGTCACTTACAGTATGTGCTATTGGTACGGCAGCACAGGTACCGTCACCTTAGGGCCAGACTTCTTGCACTTTCATATTATGTTTGCACTGCGGCTGATTGAGGGAGGAAAGACTGAAGGCAAAACTATTATGATTACGCGCAAGCGTCCTGGCTTGGGCGGGTGGATTTTTAACCGAATTGTACTCTGGCTAACTCAGCAGGTAGGGAATTACTTTGCTAAGGGTGATACTCAAGTTTTTCAGACAATTAAGTTTGATTTGAAGACTCCTACTCAAGCAGATCGGTCGATTTTGCAGTTCCTTGAACACGTAGAGGGGCAAAAACCCTTGCTATGGGGTACGTGGGAGAGTGCTAAGGAGAAAGCATGA
- a CDS encoding ferritin-like domain-containing protein has protein sequence MNTENYKVQSKPIDQTVGENVDLNTFLQPLAFGTAGFDLPHVGEANKLGCVLSAALGQRLGNASSSERSNTLYWNADYFGLHKVKVFQDSSLEEQAAILQIANRGLLEEAYFVEKAGMGYMAKMVLLAETTEERMLYSLFAANEATHLSQISAFLPDRPVGTNDTFLRFLADLVESQDKTVLLFTIQLVLEGWGLSHYRSLAKGCCDRTLSRLLTGFLQDEARHHGTGLILFEQTSVSSQSRAVIVETLLCFLQMIRVGPQRVVEAIAQVKGDLARSQKIRILEELGTEIHSGTRLHLLRSLMRGEAAEAIVQALEARGAFEPLPASQCV, from the coding sequence ATGAACACTGAGAACTACAAAGTACAGTCAAAACCAATCGATCAGACAGTAGGGGAAAATGTAGATTTAAACACCTTCTTGCAACCCTTAGCATTTGGGACGGCAGGGTTCGATTTACCGCACGTCGGAGAAGCGAATAAGTTGGGATGTGTGCTATCTGCGGCACTGGGGCAACGGTTAGGCAATGCCTCATCTTCAGAACGTAGCAACACTCTCTATTGGAATGCGGACTACTTCGGATTGCACAAGGTGAAGGTCTTTCAGGACTCAAGCTTAGAGGAACAGGCCGCAATTTTGCAAATTGCTAATCGAGGATTACTGGAAGAGGCATATTTTGTCGAAAAAGCTGGCATGGGCTATATGGCAAAAATGGTGTTGCTGGCAGAAACGACAGAGGAACGGATGCTTTATAGTTTGTTTGCTGCGAATGAAGCAACCCATCTGAGTCAGATTAGTGCTTTCCTGCCCGATCGCCCTGTTGGTACGAACGATACATTTTTGCGCTTCCTAGCAGATTTAGTCGAGAGTCAGGATAAAACGGTGCTGCTGTTTACGATCCAGCTAGTACTGGAGGGGTGGGGGTTGAGTCATTATCGGAGTCTAGCTAAAGGTTGTTGCGATCGCACCCTCAGCCGACTCCTCACCGGGTTCCTGCAAGACGAAGCACGGCATCACGGGACTGGACTAATTCTATTTGAGCAAACATCGGTTTCCTCGCAAAGTCGAGCCGTCATTGTCGAGACACTCTTGTGCTTTTTGCAGATGATTCGCGTAGGCCCTCAGCGAGTGGTGGAAGCAATTGCTCAAGTCAAAGGGGATTTGGCGCGATCGCAAAAAATCCGCATCTTGGAAGAACTCGGCACCGAAATCCACAGTGGCACTCGACTGCATCTTCTGCGTTCTTTGATGCGAGGTGAAGCTGCTGAAGCGATCGTGCAAGCACTAGAAGCAAGAGGAGCTTTTGAACCTCTTCCGGCAAGTCAGTGTGTATAG
- a CDS encoding P-aminobenzoate N-oxygenase AurF, with amino-acid sequence MLKNTILENQKIYKKIHLNYTRNKQQDHTTLMDEASQAFCYEDCKDEYWNPEEFSLLYGTPVWEQASPSQRIILNQLYWVAYYSQIVSAEIATIFFNQTSAAGLYAQEDFRLVCDMLDLESIQERAHIHAFRTISNQVETALFGRHIFTYAMRGPFTETMIYADTNALKTGWKKLQLHCFGLLSSDNAFLACQYFTVRGIRTLNGKLVQHKLSNYYQKHPNPEDAPIPAKISYYHFMDESFHFNSSTILSHEVVKCLKPPTAFEQFVANLGLRGCQRDHYHFSAAINGIFWYDPALYSAIYQVLRSPIFNMDDREAKEMMQLCFTQESEGLQRSCQTHQEAIASYKVYLEKVDYAWKSNREMSLMNSNSIPQYLATQKKALTMFERGKTYE; translated from the coding sequence ATGCTTAAGAATACTATATTAGAAAATCAGAAGATTTATAAAAAAATCCACCTCAACTATACGCGCAATAAGCAGCAAGATCATACGACTTTAATGGATGAAGCCTCCCAAGCTTTTTGTTATGAAGATTGCAAAGACGAATATTGGAATCCAGAAGAATTTTCCCTGCTTTACGGAACTCCTGTTTGGGAACAGGCAAGTCCCAGTCAGAGAATCATTTTAAATCAACTCTATTGGGTAGCTTACTATTCCCAAATCGTTTCTGCTGAAATTGCTACTATCTTTTTTAACCAAACCAGTGCCGCCGGACTCTACGCGCAGGAAGATTTTCGCTTAGTTTGCGACATGCTGGATTTAGAATCCATACAAGAACGCGCTCACATTCACGCCTTTAGAACAATTTCTAACCAAGTCGAAACAGCTTTATTTGGGCGGCACATTTTTACTTATGCCATGCGTGGCCCTTTTACCGAAACGATGATTTATGCGGATACCAATGCTCTGAAAACTGGGTGGAAAAAACTTCAACTCCATTGCTTCGGACTCTTATCTTCAGATAATGCATTTCTCGCCTGCCAATACTTTACCGTGCGGGGCATACGAACGCTAAATGGCAAGTTAGTTCAGCATAAGCTGAGTAATTATTATCAAAAACATCCCAACCCAGAAGATGCTCCCATTCCCGCCAAAATTTCCTATTACCACTTTATGGATGAGAGCTTTCATTTCAATAGTTCTACAATTCTTTCCCATGAAGTTGTAAAATGCCTCAAGCCTCCTACAGCCTTTGAACAATTCGTGGCTAATTTGGGACTGCGGGGTTGTCAGAGAGATCATTACCATTTTTCAGCAGCAATTAATGGTATTTTTTGGTACGATCCTGCACTTTACTCAGCGATTTATCAAGTACTGCGATCGCCCATCTTTAATATGGACGATCGCGAAGCCAAAGAAATGATGCAATTGTGCTTCACACAAGAGTCGGAAGGGTTACAGCGAAGTTGCCAAACCCATCAAGAAGCGATCGCATCCTACAAGGTTTATCTAGAAAAAGTAGATTACGCCTGGAAGAGTAATCGAGAAATGTCCTTAATGAACTCCAACTCAATACCCCAATATCTCGCCACTCAAAAGAAAGCATTGACGATGTTTGAGAGAGGCAAAACGTATGAGTGA
- a CDS encoding (2Fe-2S)-binding protein, with protein MSEQRCIVSFPATSYSPITLKAHQKLSEHLTVQNSPVLFGCRTGICGTCLVLVNGETSPPSAEEREVLEVLAPEHTNARLACQLELTSNLEITHLKE; from the coding sequence ATGAGTGAGCAACGATGCATTGTCTCTTTTCCAGCCACTAGCTATTCACCCATTACCCTAAAAGCGCATCAAAAATTGTCAGAACATCTTACAGTCCAAAATTCTCCAGTACTGTTTGGTTGTCGCACTGGCATTTGCGGAACTTGCCTCGTTTTAGTGAACGGCGAAACCTCACCACCAAGTGCAGAGGAACGAGAAGTACTAGAAGTGCTAGCACCAGAACATACTAATGCCAGACTTGCCTGCCAGCTAGAACTTACAAGCAATTTAGAAATTACACACTTAAAAGAATGA
- a CDS encoding aromatic ring-hydroxylating dioxygenase subunit alpha: MKFEDFWYIVALSEKLRSNKVLQRTVLGEWLAVFRGEDGKVVALRDRCMHRNSRLSCGTVRQGKIQCPYHGWVYDHTGKVLAVPSEGKDFKPLSTRRAKCYPTREQDGYIYVQLSDNKSEEFEPFAMPHYQEPGWETVRVINRFRNNVTNCAENFIDIPHTAFVHPGVFRTSRQQPIKMSVERRNGSTFVEYHNETTNLGWYSRFLNGKGYEIRHTDSFHMPNITSVEYDMGLHRRLFITSQSIPETENSTLVYTDVTYNYGIWNKIARPFVRWTAQHIIRQDVKILDVQGEAIAKYGSHFTNTPADTIHVFVESIRNKIAAGEDPRKLPEQSVEITFWV; encoded by the coding sequence ATGAAATTCGAGGATTTCTGGTACATCGTGGCACTCAGCGAAAAACTCCGATCAAATAAAGTTTTACAACGCACAGTATTAGGGGAATGGTTAGCAGTATTTCGAGGCGAAGATGGAAAAGTGGTGGCATTGCGCGATCGCTGTATGCATCGTAACAGTCGCCTCTCTTGTGGTACAGTCCGCCAAGGGAAAATTCAGTGTCCCTATCATGGATGGGTATACGACCATACTGGAAAAGTTTTGGCAGTTCCTTCAGAAGGAAAAGATTTCAAGCCTCTCTCTACTCGTCGAGCCAAATGTTACCCGACTAGGGAACAAGACGGATATATTTACGTACAACTCAGCGATAACAAGAGCGAAGAATTTGAACCCTTTGCCATGCCGCACTATCAGGAACCTGGATGGGAAACGGTGCGAGTAATTAACCGCTTTCGCAACAATGTAACGAACTGTGCCGAGAATTTCATCGACATTCCGCACACCGCTTTTGTCCATCCCGGTGTATTTCGTACTTCCCGTCAGCAACCGATCAAAATGAGCGTAGAACGTCGTAATGGTTCGACGTTTGTGGAGTATCACAACGAAACAACTAATTTGGGATGGTACTCTCGCTTTCTGAATGGGAAAGGATATGAAATTCGGCATACAGATAGTTTTCACATGCCAAATATTACCAGTGTGGAGTACGATATGGGATTGCATCGACGACTTTTCATCACCAGTCAATCCATTCCTGAAACGGAGAACTCGACGCTGGTTTATACAGATGTGACCTATAACTATGGCATCTGGAATAAAATTGCTCGTCCCTTTGTGCGCTGGACGGCACAGCATATTATTCGTCAGGATGTCAAAATTTTAGATGTTCAAGGGGAAGCGATCGCAAAATATGGTTCCCACTTTACCAACACTCCCGCCGATACCATCCACGTTTTTGTTGAGTCGATTCGTAACAAAATCGCCGCAGGAGAAGACCCTAGAAAACTTCCCGAACAATCGGTTGAAATCACATTTTGGGTATAA
- a CDS encoding sterol desaturase family protein → MENILIFAAFTVLIGLTIAHKPSWAKLRTKSREDWILDGLGLLVQGLLIPILQIAVVYQLYRYFLPLPQGCLHLPQVATFLLSFILVDYLYYWNHRCLHSRWFWHLHQVHHTVTDMDVLGTSRNSLWTSFLIIYLWIHALFLYLLHDSTGYLIGVSITAALDLWRHSQLAIAPQSGLFRLLSPWLILPQDHAWHHASDSGCRNYGANLKIWDKLHGTYYNCDAPPASLGIQTTLTLTQKLLYPLT, encoded by the coding sequence GTGGAAAATATATTAATTTTTGCGGCCTTTACAGTATTAATAGGACTCACCATTGCTCATAAACCCAGTTGGGCAAAGTTACGCACAAAAAGCCGTGAAGACTGGATTTTAGATGGGTTGGGTTTGCTGGTTCAAGGATTGCTCATTCCGATTCTTCAGATTGCGGTGGTTTATCAGCTATATCGGTACTTCCTACCCTTGCCGCAGGGATGCTTACATTTGCCTCAGGTTGCAACTTTCCTACTCAGTTTCATCTTGGTAGATTACCTCTACTACTGGAACCATCGCTGTTTACATAGTCGCTGGTTCTGGCATTTGCATCAGGTTCATCATACTGTCACGGATATGGATGTCCTGGGAACTTCCCGCAATTCCCTGTGGACAAGTTTTCTGATTATCTACCTATGGATACATGCGCTGTTTCTCTACCTGTTGCATGACTCCACTGGATATCTTATAGGAGTTAGTATCACCGCAGCGTTAGATCTATGGCGGCACAGTCAATTAGCGATCGCACCTCAAAGTGGGCTTTTTCGCTTACTATCACCCTGGCTGATTTTGCCCCAAGATCATGCTTGGCATCATGCCAGCGATTCGGGTTGCAGGAATTACGGGGCAAATTTGAAAATCTGGGACAAATTACATGGAACTTACTATAACTGTGATGCCCCCCCTGCTTCTCTGGGTATTCAGACTACATTGACCCTGACTCAAAAGCTACTCTATCCCCTAACATGA